GCGAGCTATGCGGTGGCCGCGGTCGTTTTCGCCCTGGCGGCCCTCCTTTTGGTGCTGCACTGGCATAGCGATCTGCGCGGCGGGCTGCTGATTGCCGCCGTGAGTCTGACCGCGTTGTGGGGCGCAGTGCTCGCGTGGGGGGCGCTCAACCCCGGGGCAGTGGTCGTCGCTGAAGTCGCGGAGCTGTTGCGCTCGGGGGGGTGGCTGGTATTCATCAGCGCGCTGCTTGCCCCTGTCAGTCGTCTCAATGGCTGGCTGCGAGCGCTGTCAATCATGACGATTGCCCTTGTGGGGATAAGCCTGCTGTCGGTGTTGATGCGACATGGCATGAACGGTCCGGTGTCGATGCAGGGGATCCCGGGTGATGATCTATCATTTGCCGTTCCGGCCCTCGCGCTGGCGGTGCTCGGGTTGATTCTGCTCGAACAACTGCTGCGTAGTCTTCCCGCGGAAAACCGCGCATCAATCCGTTTTCTGTGCATCGGCGTCGGCATCATCCTCGCCTACGATGTCTACCTCTACTCGTTTCGCTTGCTCTACCAGCAAATGCAGATTTCGGCCTGGGATGCCCGCGGTCTAGTCACCGCCCTTGCCGTGCCTATGATCCTGATCGCTGCACGGCGCAACCGCGAATGGGAGGTTCCAGTGTTCCTCTCCCGCGAAGTCGTGTTCCAGACGACAACGCTGTTGGCGGTGGGCGGCTATCTGCTGATGGTGGCGCTGGGCGGTTATTACGTCCGTGATTTCGGCGGGACCTGGGGAGCATTCGCGCAGATCGTGCTGGTGGCCGGCGCATTGATCGGCCTGCTGCTGTTGCTGGTATCGGAGCCCATCCGACGCCGGTTCCGGGTGTTGATCAACAAGCATTTCTTCACGCGCAAGTACGACTACCGCGAGGAATGGCTGCGACTGACCGAGCGCCTTGCCGAGGCGCAGGATGATCTAACGCCTTACGAGCGGGCCGTGCGGGTGGTGGCGGACGTTGTAGAGAGCCCTGCGGGGTTGCTCTGGCGTGACGGAGACCAGGGGTTCGAGCTATCGGCCAGCTGGCGGATCGATCCGCCGGCCGAGGCGACCATTCCCCGGGATGCGTCCCTGGTCACCTTCCTCCGTGACAGCGAGTGGATTGTCGACGTCGCGGAGCTGGATGCGATCCCCGCGCGCTATCGCGATATGCAACTCCCTGACTCCGTACGGCGCGTACCGGCAGCGTGGGCGATTGTGCCGTTGCTGTATCAGCAGACACTGACCGGCATTCTCCTGCTCACCCGCCCCCGTAGTGGCGGCGAGATCAAGTGGGAGGATCGCGACCTTCTCAAAACACTGGGCAAGCAGGTCGCGAGTTATCTCGGTCAGCACGAGAATGCCCAGGCCCTGGCACAGGCCCGCCAGTTCGAGGCATTCAACCAGCTCACCGCCTTTCTGATGCACGATCTCAAAAACCTCATCGCCCAGCAGTCACTGATTGTCCGCAACGCGGATCGGCACAAGCATAATCCGGCGTTCGTGGACGATGCCTTCGCGACCATCGGCGATTCAGTGAAGCGCATGGAACACATCCTCGAATACATGCAGCGCCGTAGAGTGAGTCACCTCAGCGAACAGGTGGATGTCCATCATCTGCTTGTCGAAGCGGTCTCACGCTGTGCCGATCGCCGGCCCGAGCCGTCGCTTGAGCTCGACGTCCGCGGGGCGCATATCGACACCGATCGCGAGGCCTTCGCCATGGTGGTGATCCATCTGCTCCGCAACGCGCAGGACGCGACACCCGAGGAGGGCATGATCCTGCTTGCCGCTCGCGAGGAAGGCGGCCAGGTGACCCTCGAGGTCCGCGACAGCGGGTCGGGGATGTCGGAGGCATTTATCCGGGACGGGCTGTTCAAGCCGTTCCATACCACCAAGTCCACCAAGGGGATGGGGATCGGTGCCCACCAGGTGCGGGAGTTCACGCAGCGTCACGGCGGTCAACTGACCGTGACCAGCCAGGTTGGCGAAGGCACGACTTTTCGCCTGACGCTCCCGACATCCGCCGTGGAGAGCCCCGACGACGAGGCGCGCGTATCAGGACAGGGCCTGTAGCGTCCGGGTCAGCCCGATTTCCCAGTCCGGTGAGTAGCCGGTCGCGGCGTTCAGTGCGGGACTGGGGGCGAGCACGGCGCGCAGGGGCCGCGTCGCCGGGGTCGGATAGCTTGCGGTAGCAATCGGCTCCACCGCGGGTGCCTGTTCCAGGAGCCCCCGTTGGGTGGCCTCGCGGAAGATCATGCCGGCAAACTCGTACCAGCTAACGATTCGACCGCCAACGGCATGGTAAATGCCCCAGGGGAGGCTCGGCTCCGCGATCGATGTCGCCAGGTGCCGGATAACCGTTGCGATATCCCCTGCATAAGTGGGGCGGCCGTACTGGTCCGAAACCACCTGCAGCGCGTCGCGCTCGGCGCCCACGCGCAGCATTGTCTTGACGAAATTGCTGCCGAACTCACTGAACACCCAGCTGACCCGCAGGATCCAGTGGCGCTCGCAGAGCGTGGTAACGGCGAGCTCACCGGCGAGTTTGGTCCGGCCGTAGGTGTTGACGGGACAGGTGCCGGCATCGGGACCGTACTCGGCCTCGGCACTGCCATCGAAGACATAGTCGGTAGAGATGTGGATCAGGGGGACGCCGAGCTGCTCCGCTACCCGGGCCAGCGCCGCCGGCCCCTCGGCATTGATCCGCCAGGCCGTCGCCGGCTCGCTTTCGGCGCCGTCCACGTCCGTATAGGCGGCCGCGTTGATGATCAGGGACGGGGCGAGTGCCTGAACCGCCGGCCCAATCGTCGCCGCCTCCGCCAGATCCAGATCGACCCGGCCGCGGAAGACCGCCGAGGGTATCTGCTCGCGAAGGTGAGAGGCGAGCTGGCCCGAGGCACCGATCACCAGGATCGTCATCGGTCGGCCTTGATCTGCGCGAGCGTCGGCCATGCCCTGTCCTTGTCCGAGAGGACCGGGTCTGCGAGCGGCCAGTCGATGCCGACGGCCGAGTCGTCCCAGACCAGGCCGACCTCGTCATCCGGCACGTAGTAATCGGTGCACTTGTACTCGAAATCCGCCACGTCGGAGAGCACAAGGAAGCCGTGGGCATAGCCCGGCGGTATCCAGAGCTGGCGCTGGTTGTCGTCGGAAAGGACCGCGCCGGTCCAGACGCCGAAATACGGCGACGCGGGGTCGATATCCACGCTCACATCGAAGACCTCGCCGCGGGCGACGCGCACGAGCTTGCCCTGGGGGTAACGATGCTGGGCATGGAGTCCGCGAAGTACGCCGCGGGGCGAGCGGGAGTGGTTGTCCTGGACAAAGGGGAGGGTGATGCCGGCCGCCTCGCGATAGCGCTGGGCCTGGAAAGTCTCGAGGAAGAAACCCCGGGGGTCGCGAAAGACATCGGGCTCGATCAGCATCACCCCCGGCAGGCGGAGCTCCGTGACGATCATGCCTCCCGCTCCAGCAGGTCCATCAGGTAGCTGCCATACCCGCTTTTGATCAGTGGCTGCGCCAGCCGCTCGAGCTGGAGGCTGTCGATCCAGCCCTCGTTCCACGCGACTTCTTCCGGGCAGCCGACCTTCAGACCCTGGCGTTTCTCGAGGGTCTGGATGAACTGCCCGGCATCGAGCAGCGAGTCGTGAGTGCCGGTATCGAGCCATGCCATACCGCGCGCCATTCGCTCGACATGCAGCGCATCGTCCGCCAGGTACTGATTGTTGAGATCGGTAATCTCGAGCTCGCCACGCTCGGAGGGTGTCAGCGTCCGGGCCCGCCTGGCGGCGTCGCCGTCGTAGAAATAGAGTCCGGTGACGGCGAAACGGCTGGATGGTCGGGATGGTTTTTCCTCGATGGCCAGGGCATGGCCGCGGGCATCGAAATCGACCACGCCGAAGGCCTGCGGGTTGACCACCGGATAGGCGAATACGGTGGCGCCATGCTCCCGCGCCGCTGCCGAGCGAAGGAGGCCGGTCAGGCCGCTGCCGAAGAACAGGTTATCGCCGAGTATCAGCGCACAGGGCTGTCCGGCGAGGAAATCCTCGCCGATGACGAGCGCCTGGGCCAGCCCTTCCGGCCGCGGCTGGATCGCGTACTCGATCTGCATGCCCCACTGCGACCCGTCGCCGAGGATCTGCCGGAACCGGTCGATGTCGTCGGGGGTGGAGATCACCAGCACCTCGCGGATGCCGGTGAGCATGAGCGTGCTGAGCGGATAGTAGATCATGGGCTTGTCGTAGATCGGCAACAGCTGTTTACACACACCCAATGTCACCGGGTGCAGCCGGGTGCCGGCCCCGCCGGCGAGAATAATGCCGCGTCGTTTCATCGCCCTGTCCGCTGGCCGTCGCTCGAAAAAATAGGTGATGCCAGTAATACCGCTTATTCCAATGAAAGGCTATCCATAGTAGAAGAGAGGTTACCGATCATCAAAAGGAGCTGATGAGATTGGTTAAAGCGGTCATGGCGGCGGAACGGGCCAATGCGCTATCGCGTTTTTTCAGGCGCGTAGTTGCCCATCTTTCATCTTACTGGGTCGCCTGGCTGGCTCTGGCGGTGACTGCCGTTGCGATGGCGGTCGGCCTCGAGACCGGATTCGAACGCCTCTACGAGCGCTGGCGGTTTTCCTACAACCACAGTTTTCTGGTCTTTCCCATGGCGGCGTGGCTGGCCTGGGTCATGCTGTCGCGGGTGCCCGTCACCCGCGTCGCTCCCTCGGTGGTCGGCATTGTCGGCCTTGCACTGTCTCTCGGGATCTACGCGCTGTTCGAGGCGCTCGATTTCACGCTGGGAATGCAGATGGCCGTGCCCCTGGTTGTATTCGCGGCGGTTGCCGGACTGCTCGGTCTCTCCGTCGCCGCCGTCATGATGGTGCCCGTCGGGTTTCTCTACTTCACGGTGCCCGTCTGGGACCTTTCCACCGGCATCCTCCAGGATATCTCGACGGCGATGGTCTCGGCGCTGCTTCGCCTGAGCGATGTCACCGCACATATCGATCTCTACTACATTACGATCCCTTCCGGGACTTTCGAGATCGAGAAGGGCTGTGCCGGACTGCAGTATGTCATCGTCGGGCTGATTCTCACCGTCTTCTACGCCATGGTCTGGCTCCAGCGCTGGCGGACACGCATCCTGCTCGTGGCGGTGGCCGTCGTATTCACCATGATCGCCAACTGGATCCGGATCTATACGTTGATCCTGATCGGTCACTGGTCGCAGATGCAGCACTACCTCATCCAGGTAAGCCACGATGAGTATGGCTGGCTGGTGTTCATCGTCGCCATGGCGCCCGTCCTGTGGCTTGCCCGTCGACTCGAGACGCGCGAGCCAGAGACCGCCATGCCGCGGGCAGAAAATCCACCCGCGCGCGCATCCGTGAAAGCCTTTGTCGTTGCAGGAGGGGTGGTTGCCGCCCTGACCGCCGCGCCGGCGCTGACGGATGCCGGGCCCGAGGCACCCCCGACACCACGCGACATAAGCGCGATCACGGCGCCGGGTGGAGAGTGGCATGAAAGTGCAGCAACGCCGGCCTGGTCACCGCAATTCCATGCCCCGCACATGCAGGCACGATCCGCATTCCGCGCGCCCGGGGAAAACCAGGTCGATGTCTACATCGCGCGCTATCTTGGCA
The Spiribacter vilamensis DNA segment above includes these coding regions:
- the prsK gene encoding XrtA/PEP-CTERM system histidine kinase PrsK, with product MALIGFASYAVAAVVFALAALLLVLHWHSDLRGGLLIAAVSLTALWGAVLAWGALNPGAVVVAEVAELLRSGGWLVFISALLAPVSRLNGWLRALSIMTIALVGISLLSVLMRHGMNGPVSMQGIPGDDLSFAVPALALAVLGLILLEQLLRSLPAENRASIRFLCIGVGIILAYDVYLYSFRLLYQQMQISAWDARGLVTALAVPMILIAARRNREWEVPVFLSREVVFQTTTLLAVGGYLLMVALGGYYVRDFGGTWGAFAQIVLVAGALIGLLLLLVSEPIRRRFRVLINKHFFTRKYDYREEWLRLTERLAEAQDDLTPYERAVRVVADVVESPAGLLWRDGDQGFELSASWRIDPPAEATIPRDASLVTFLRDSEWIVDVAELDAIPARYRDMQLPDSVRRVPAAWAIVPLLYQQTLTGILLLTRPRSGGEIKWEDRDLLKTLGKQVASYLGQHENAQALAQARQFEAFNQLTAFLMHDLKNLIAQQSLIVRNADRHKHNPAFVDDAFATIGDSVKRMEHILEYMQRRRVSHLSEQVDVHHLLVEAVSRCADRRPEPSLELDVRGAHIDTDREAFAMVVIHLLRNAQDATPEEGMILLAAREEGGQVTLEVRDSGSGMSEAFIRDGLFKPFHTTKSTKGMGIGAHQVREFTQRHGGQLTVTSQVGEGTTFRLTLPTSAVESPDDEARVSGQGL
- the rfbD gene encoding dTDP-4-dehydrorhamnose reductase, which gives rise to MADARADQGRPMTILVIGASGQLASHLREQIPSAVFRGRVDLDLAEAATIGPAVQALAPSLIINAAAYTDVDGAESEPATAWRINAEGPAALARVAEQLGVPLIHISTDYVFDGSAEAEYGPDAGTCPVNTYGRTKLAGELAVTTLCERHWILRVSWVFSEFGSNFVKTMLRVGAERDALQVVSDQYGRPTYAGDIATVIRHLATSIAEPSLPWGIYHAVGGRIVSWYEFAGMIFREATQRGLLEQAPAVEPIATASYPTPATRPLRAVLAPSPALNAATGYSPDWEIGLTRTLQALS
- the rfbC gene encoding dTDP-4-dehydrorhamnose 3,5-epimerase, which codes for MIVTELRLPGVMLIEPDVFRDPRGFFLETFQAQRYREAAGITLPFVQDNHSRSPRGVLRGLHAQHRYPQGKLVRVARGEVFDVSVDIDPASPYFGVWTGAVLSDDNQRQLWIPPGYAHGFLVLSDVADFEYKCTDYYVPDDEVGLVWDDSAVGIDWPLADPVLSDKDRAWPTLAQIKADR
- the rfbA gene encoding glucose-1-phosphate thymidylyltransferase RfbA; this encodes MKRRGIILAGGAGTRLHPVTLGVCKQLLPIYDKPMIYYPLSTLMLTGIREVLVISTPDDIDRFRQILGDGSQWGMQIEYAIQPRPEGLAQALVIGEDFLAGQPCALILGDNLFFGSGLTGLLRSAAAREHGATVFAYPVVNPQAFGVVDFDARGHALAIEEKPSRPSSRFAVTGLYFYDGDAARRARTLTPSERGELEITDLNNQYLADDALHVERMARGMAWLDTGTHDSLLDAGQFIQTLEKRQGLKVGCPEEVAWNEGWIDSLQLERLAQPLIKSGYGSYLMDLLEREA
- a CDS encoding exosortase C-terminal domain/associated protein EpsI, with amino-acid sequence MRLVKAVMAAERANALSRFFRRVVAHLSSYWVAWLALAVTAVAMAVGLETGFERLYERWRFSYNHSFLVFPMAAWLAWVMLSRVPVTRVAPSVVGIVGLALSLGIYALFEALDFTLGMQMAVPLVVFAAVAGLLGLSVAAVMMVPVGFLYFTVPVWDLSTGILQDISTAMVSALLRLSDVTAHIDLYYITIPSGTFEIEKGCAGLQYVIVGLILTVFYAMVWLQRWRTRILLVAVAVVFTMIANWIRIYTLILIGHWSQMQHYLIQVSHDEYGWLVFIVAMAPVLWLARRLETREPETAMPRAENPPARASVKAFVVAGGVVAALTAAPALTDAGPEAPPTPRDISAITAPGGEWHESAATPAWSPQFHAPHMQARSAFRAPGENQVDVYIARYLGKQPDSKLLASRNELAPNWRTLRSEMHEIGIGNDRRAVRAMHLESRGDQRLLWSWYVIGGYSTGEAVRAKMLEIPALLGGRRDGAVIAVSAACEGDCDNAKRSMTGFFETHGQQIEAVARGAADSDGRI